In Kutzneria kofuensis, the DNA window TCGCGGTCGCGGGGCTCGGCGCCGTTCCGCTGCTGGTGGCCCGGCGCGCCGATGAGCTGGCGCAGGTCAGGGACGGAATCGTGGCGCGCGGCGGCGAGGCCCACAGCTACCCGTGCGACCTGACCGATGCCGAATCCGTGGAGACGGTGCTCAAGCGGGTGCTGGCCGAGCAGCCGCGGGTGGACATGCTGGTCAACAACGCCGGCCGGTCCATCCGGCGCTCGCTGAACAGCTCGCGGGACCGTCATCACGACTTCGAGCGCACGATGGCGATCAACTACTTCGCGCCGGTGCGGCTGGTGCTCGGTCTGCTGCCGCACTTCCGGGACAACGGCGGCGGGCACGTGGTCAACATCTCGTCGATGGGCGTGCAGACGCGCACGCCGAGGTTCGCCGCGTACCTGGCGTCCAAGGCGGCGCTGGACGAGTTCAGCCAGGTCGCGGCGGCCGAGACGCTGCGCGACCGGATCACGTTCACCACCGTGCACATGCCGCTCGTGCGCACGCCGATGATCGGCCCGAGCCGGGTCTACGACCGGATGCCGGCCGCCACCCCGGAACAGGCCGCCCGGCTGGTCGTCCGCGCGCTGGTCAAACGGCCCAAGTCCGTGGACCTGCCGTTCGGTCTGCTCGCGGCCGCCAGCTACGCGGTCGCGCCGAAGTTGGTCGAGCGGGTGCTCAACGTCGCGTATCGCACCCGCTCGGTCTGAATCACGCCGCGCGCCACGATTCGCCGGTGCGGTTCACGTGCGTCGGCAGCCACGTGCCGGCGTCGCTGTTCAACGGCACCACCCGGCGGGCGTGCCAGTCGCGCTGGCACTGGTCGGAGCAGAAGAAGTCCGACGGAGAACTAGGCCGCTCCGCACCGCAGACGACACAGTGACCGGTCATCCCACCCACCTCCCGGGTCGACGTCCACCATGGACGCTAAATCGGCAAGAGGACGGCCGTGTTTCGGGATTGTGTCGACTCGACACCCGAAAAGGCCCACGATTTCACGCTCCCGGCGGATAGGTGGGGACGGCGGCGGGGCGAGGAAGGGTGGCGGCCGGCAGATGGGTAGCGGCATCGGCGGTGTGCCAGGAGGCGACAAGGGCCGCGGGCGGCGGGTGTGGCGGAGGTTGGGTGGCCGAGAAACCTGCGCCGCCGGCTGAAGCCGGCGACCACCCTCATAGCCAGGCCCACGTGAGTGGCTCACGTGCATCCTGGGGCGAAAGTGAGCCACTCAGGTGCGGGAAGGAGGGCGTGGCGAGGTGGGCCGTGTTCAGCGGCGGCGGCTGGTTCCGAAGATTCCTCGGGTGATCTCCCGCCCCAGCGCCGATCCCGCCGACCTCAGGAACGACTTCACGGCGGGGTTGCCGAGGACCTGGCCGATGAGGCCGGGGTCGTCGGACTCCTTGCGGCGCGCGGGGGCTTCGGGTTCCGGGCCTCCGGGTTCCGGCGCATCGGAGGGCGGGGCGACCTTGGCCAGGAGCATCTCGTACGCGGACTCGCGGTCGACGGACTGCCCGTATTTGCCGTAGAGGGAAGAGGAAGCGGCAGCCTGTTTGACGGCGTCGACGCCGATGGAGGCCATGAGGGAACGCGGCGGGCGAAGGCGGGTCCAAGCGACAGGAGTGGGAGCGCCCTGCTCGGACAGGACGGTGACGACGGCCTCGCCGATGCCGAGGGTGGTGAGGGCCTTCCCGAGGTCGTAGTGAGGCGTCGTGGGATAGGTCTTGACGGTCTGGGCCAACGCCTTCTGGTCGTCGGGGGTGAACGCGCGAAGGGCATGCTGGACGCGAGCGCCCAGTTGGGACAGCACGGAGTTGGGAACGTCGGTGGGCAGCTGGGTGCAGAAGAACACGCCGACGCCCTTGGAACGAATGAGCTTCACCGTCTGGACGATCTGCTCGAGGAAGGCCTTGGAGGCGCCGGCGAAGAGCAGGTGGGCCTCGTCGAAGAAGAAGACCAGCTTCGGCTGGTCGAGATCGCCTTCCTCGGGCAGCTGGTGGAACAGCTGCGCCAGCAGCCACATCAGGAACGTGGAGAACAGGGCGGGGTTGCCTTGGAGCTCGGCGAGCTCCAGCAGGCTGATGACGCCGCGGTCCCCGTCGACGCGCATGAGGTCGGCGGGATCGAGGGAAGGTTCACCGAAAAAGGTGTCGCCGCCGTTGGCTTCGAGGTTGAGCAGGGCCCGAAGGATCACCCCGGCGGTGGCGGAGGAAACGCCGCCGAGGCCCTTGAGGTCCTCCTTGCCCTCGTCGCCGGTGAGGTGCTGGATGACGGAGCGAAGGTCCTTGGTGTCCAGCAGCGGCAGCCCACGCGAGTCGGCCCAGTGGAAGATGAGCCCCAGGGTGGACTCCTGGGTGTCGTTCAACCCCAGCACCTTCGACAGCAGGATCGGTCCGAAGCTGGTGATCGTCGCCCGCACCGGAACGGCGCTGCCGCCCTCCCCCAGCGACAGGAACTGCACGGGGAAGCCCGCGGCCTGCCAGTCGTCGCCGGTCTCGGCGGCCCGCTTGGACACCTTGTCCCCGCCGGCGCCGGGCCGGGACAGGCCCGACAGGTCCCCCTTCACGTCGGCCATCACGACGGGAACGCCGGCGGCCGAGAGCTGTTCGGCCATGAGCTGCAGGGTCTTGGTCTTGCCGGTGCCGGTCGCGCCGGCGATCAGGCCGTGCCGGTTCAGGGTCGCCAGCGGCAGCCGAACCCGGGCCTCGGCGCGGACATTCCCGTCGACCACGGCCGAGCCGAGCTCCAACGCACCGCCCTCGGTGGCGTAACCGGCGGTGATCTCCTCGAAAGCGTCCACCCCGACCTCCAGATAGCCCGAACGGCATCAGAGACACTAGTACTGCAACGGCACTTGTGTGAGTTGTAGTGGATCATGTTCGTCGTGGTGATTGACGTTGCGGTCGCAGAGCTGGACCGGGTGCACGCGCGGATCAGTGCTCGGTTCACCCGGTCTGAACCGCGTGCTCGGTCTCGGGAGTACCTGCTCGGACTGACCGCGGGACTGGAGCGGAAGAACGGCTGGACGTTGGCCGAACGCGCAGGCCAGACCAGCCCGGACGGTATGCAACGACTGCTGCGGCGGGCGGACTGGGATGTCGACGGCGTCCGTGACGACCTGCGGGACTACGTCGCGGAGCAGTTGGGCGAGCGCGACGGCGTGTTGATCGTGGACGACACCGGGTTCCTGAAGAAGGGGACCCGGTCGGCCGGGGTGCAGCGGCAGTACTCGGGCACTGCCGGGCGGACGGAGAACTGCCAGGTCGGCGTGTTCCTGGCCTATGCCTCGACCCGTGGTCACGCGTTGATCGACCGCGAGCTGTACCTGCCGGAGTCCTGGACGAGTGACCGGGATCGATGTCGTGCCGCCGACGTGCCCGACGAGGTCGAGTTCGTGACCAAGCCTCGGCAGGCCATGGCGATGATCGACCGCGCGGTCGCCGCCGGCGTGCCGTTCGGCTGGGTGACCGCCGACGAGGCGTACGGGCAGGTCAAGTACCTGCGGGTCTGGCTCGAGCAGCACGATCTTCCGCACGTGTTGGCCACCAAGGTCAACGACACCCTGGTTACCACGACGATGCGCCAAGCCCGTGCCGACGAACTGGTCGCCGCGGTGCCGGCGCGGGCCTGGCGCCGGTTGTCGGTGGGAGCTGGGGCGCATGGGCCGCGCGAGTACGAATGGGCTCGGGTGCCGTTGCGGGTGCTGTGGGCGCCGGGTCGTGGGCATTGGCTGCTGGCGCGACGGTCGATCACTGACCCGACCGACATCGCATACTACGTCTGCTACGGGCCCCGTCGGTGCACGGTTGTGGACCTGGCATGGATCGCGGGGGCGCGGTGGCGGATCGAGGAGTGCTTCCAGCAGGCCAAGAACGAAGCCGGGTTGGATCACTATCAGGTTCGTTCTTGGCGTGCCTGGTACGCGCACGTCACGCTGTCGATGCTTGCTCATGCCTGGCTCGCCGTCACGCGATCCCTTGTCGCAAAAGGGGAACGAGTGACCGCGACACGGGCATGATCGGCTTCACGTTACCGGAGGTGAGGCGACTGTTGATCAACCTGGTCTTCCGGACCGCAGCCAGCGTCGACCACGTCTGGTCCTGGTCGTGTTGGCGCCGGCGACGTCAACATCAAGCCCGTCTCAGCCACTACAAACGGCGCGGTTACCCACTGACCTAAGTGCCGTTGCAGTACTAGGCCGAACGGCCCGAAAGCGCGCGTTCAGACGAACACGGACCGTGGCGGGATAGGCTCCTACGGGTGACTGATCGTCTGGTGTGGATCGACTGCGAGATGACCGGGCTCGACCTGGGCAAAGACGCCCTGATAGAGATCGCCGCCCTGGTCACCGACGCAGAACTGAACGTGCTCGGAGACGGCGTCGACGTGGTGATCCACGCCGACGACGAAGCGCTCGACGCGATGCCGGACGTGGTGCGGGACATGCACGCCCACAGCGGCCTCACCGAGGAAGTGCGCCGCTCCACGACCACGCTCGAAGAGGCCGAGCAACTCGTGCTGGACTACATCCGGCAGTGGGTGCCCGACCCCCGCACCACACCGCTCGCCGGCAACAGCATCGCCACCGACCGCGGCTTCATCGCCCGCGACATGCCGACGCTGGACAGCCACCTGCACTACCGCATGGTCGACGTGTCCAGCATCAAGGAACTCTGCCGGCG includes these proteins:
- the orn gene encoding oligoribonuclease, encoding MTDRLVWIDCEMTGLDLGKDALIEIAALVTDAELNVLGDGVDVVIHADDEALDAMPDVVRDMHAHSGLTEEVRRSTTTLEEAEQLVLDYIRQWVPDPRTTPLAGNSIATDRGFIARDMPTLDSHLHYRMVDVSSIKELCRRWYPRIYYAQPAKGLAHRALADIHESIRELAYYRATAFVPQPGPTSEQAQAAAAEILRAAGQG
- a CDS encoding SDR family NAD(P)-dependent oxidoreductase; protein product: MSRSSPLAGKRILITGASSGIGRATAFAVAGLGAVPLLVARRADELAQVRDGIVARGGEAHSYPCDLTDAESVETVLKRVLAEQPRVDMLVNNAGRSIRRSLNSSRDRHHDFERTMAINYFAPVRLVLGLLPHFRDNGGGHVVNISSMGVQTRTPRFAAYLASKAALDEFSQVAAAETLRDRITFTTVHMPLVRTPMIGPSRVYDRMPAATPEQAARLVVRALVKRPKSVDLPFGLLAAASYAVAPKLVERVLNVAYRTRSV
- a CDS encoding helicase HerA-like domain-containing protein — encoded protein: MDAFEEITAGYATEGGALELGSAVVDGNVRAEARVRLPLATLNRHGLIAGATGTGKTKTLQLMAEQLSAAGVPVVMADVKGDLSGLSRPGAGGDKVSKRAAETGDDWQAAGFPVQFLSLGEGGSAVPVRATITSFGPILLSKVLGLNDTQESTLGLIFHWADSRGLPLLDTKDLRSVIQHLTGDEGKEDLKGLGGVSSATAGVILRALLNLEANGGDTFFGEPSLDPADLMRVDGDRGVISLLELAELQGNPALFSTFLMWLLAQLFHQLPEEGDLDQPKLVFFFDEAHLLFAGASKAFLEQIVQTVKLIRSKGVGVFFCTQLPTDVPNSVLSQLGARVQHALRAFTPDDQKALAQTVKTYPTTPHYDLGKALTTLGIGEAVVTVLSEQGAPTPVAWTRLRPPRSLMASIGVDAVKQAAASSSLYGKYGQSVDRESAYEMLLAKVAPPSDAPEPGGPEPEAPARRKESDDPGLIGQVLGNPAVKSFLRSAGSALGREITRGIFGTSRRR
- a CDS encoding DUF2116 family Zn-ribbon domain-containing protein — encoded protein: MTGHCVVCGAERPSSPSDFFCSDQCQRDWHARRVVPLNSDAGTWLPTHVNRTGESWRAA
- a CDS encoding IS701 family transposase, which encodes MVIDVAVAELDRVHARISARFTRSEPRARSREYLLGLTAGLERKNGWTLAERAGQTSPDGMQRLLRRADWDVDGVRDDLRDYVAEQLGERDGVLIVDDTGFLKKGTRSAGVQRQYSGTAGRTENCQVGVFLAYASTRGHALIDRELYLPESWTSDRDRCRAADVPDEVEFVTKPRQAMAMIDRAVAAGVPFGWVTADEAYGQVKYLRVWLEQHDLPHVLATKVNDTLVTTTMRQARADELVAAVPARAWRRLSVGAGAHGPREYEWARVPLRVLWAPGRGHWLLARRSITDPTDIAYYVCYGPRRCTVVDLAWIAGARWRIEECFQQAKNEAGLDHYQVRSWRAWYAHVTLSMLAHAWLAVTRSLVAKGERVTATRA